The following are encoded in a window of Oncorhynchus mykiss isolate Arlee chromosome 11, USDA_OmykA_1.1, whole genome shotgun sequence genomic DNA:
- the LOC110536450 gene encoding C-C motif chemokine 4 has protein sequence MTSQVAALLFVATVCLGYASAFSEVPVDCCLLTTETRFPRHFKMVSYLLQTTEKGCDIDATVFITKTGVRLCTPHPTKSKWVADYIKRLERTISL, from the exons ATGACATCTCAAGTGGCAGCACTTCTCTTCGTCGCGACAGTGTGCTTGGGCTATGCATCAG CATTCTCTGAGGTACCCGTGGATTGCTGTCTCCTCACCACTGAGACACGTTTCCCTCGCCACTTCAAGATGGTCTCCTACCTCCTGCAGACCACAGAGAAAGGCTGTGACATCGATGCCACTGT GTTCATCACTAAGACAGGGGTGAGATTGTGCACGCCCCATCCCACAAAGAGCAAGTGGGTGGCAGACTACATCAAACGTCTGGAGCGAACCATCTCCCTCTGA